One genomic window of Acidobacteriota bacterium includes the following:
- the parC gene encoding DNA topoisomerase IV subunit A: MVKRGSSPPPEERIVNETMSEALSKRYLAYALSTITARALPDVRDGLKPVQRRILYGMRVLRLDPEGGYRKCAKIVGDVMGNYHPHGDSSIYDTLVRLAQDFNVRYPLVDGQGNFGNIDGDSPAAYRYTEARMTRGAELLMEGLDENAVDFRANYAENDEEPVVLPAGFPNLLANGATGIAVGMATSIPPHNVSEVIDAARLLIEKPKATTAELMEFVQGPDFPTGGVIVEERAAMLEAYETGRGSFRMRARWHVEDTGRGTYQIIVTEIPYQVQKSRLLEKLSELLEAKKVPLLEDVRDESAEDVRLVLVPRAKTVEADVLMESLFKVCDLETRFSLNMNVLHKGAPQVMGLKAVLQAYLDHRREVLVRRSEFRLDKIEKRLHLLDGYLVAYLNIDEVIRIIRTEDEPKPVLMKRFKLTDIQAEAILNLRLRALRKLEEVEIRGEHQKLKEEREEIVALLASPRKQWSRVSKDLKAARDEFDPGTPLGKRRATFEDAPDVDLAAALEASRPKEPVTVVLSQQGWIRGMKGHGLDPDSIKFKEGDGPAWMEEVMTTDRLVFMSSDGRAFILAADKLPGGRGNGEPIRLSIELEDNVAIVAMFKFDPERKRVMASSTGYGFIVPEAELESNRKAGKQVVNTGEGHLMVCTPVEGDMIAVVGTNRKMLIFPLKDLPEMSRGKGNKLQSYSGKAELADLITFDKRDGLIVVTGGRHRAFEEWKGWRGARAQAGKVVPKGFPRTGTFTG; this comes from the coding sequence GAAACGCGGCTCCTCGCCTCCGCCGGAAGAGCGGATTGTCAACGAGACGATGAGCGAGGCGCTGTCGAAGCGCTATCTCGCCTATGCGCTCTCCACGATCACGGCGCGGGCGCTGCCGGATGTGCGCGACGGGCTGAAGCCGGTGCAGCGGCGCATCCTTTACGGCATGCGCGTGCTGCGGCTCGATCCCGAGGGCGGCTATCGCAAGTGCGCCAAGATCGTCGGCGACGTGATGGGTAACTATCACCCGCATGGCGACAGCTCGATCTATGACACGCTGGTGCGCCTCGCGCAGGATTTCAACGTGCGTTACCCGCTGGTCGACGGGCAGGGCAACTTCGGCAACATCGACGGCGACAGCCCGGCGGCCTATCGCTACACCGAGGCGCGGATGACGCGCGGCGCCGAGCTCTTGATGGAAGGGCTCGACGAGAACGCGGTCGATTTCCGCGCCAACTATGCCGAGAATGACGAGGAGCCTGTGGTGTTGCCCGCCGGGTTCCCGAACCTGTTGGCGAATGGCGCGACCGGTATCGCGGTCGGCATGGCGACGTCCATTCCGCCGCACAACGTGTCGGAAGTGATCGATGCGGCGCGCCTGCTGATCGAGAAGCCGAAGGCGACGACCGCAGAGCTGATGGAATTTGTTCAGGGTCCGGACTTTCCGACCGGCGGCGTGATCGTCGAGGAACGCGCCGCGATGCTGGAGGCCTATGAGACGGGCCGGGGCAGTTTCCGGATGCGGGCGCGCTGGCATGTGGAAGATACGGGGCGGGGCACCTACCAGATCATCGTCACCGAGATTCCCTATCAGGTGCAGAAGTCGCGCCTGCTGGAGAAGCTGTCGGAATTGCTCGAGGCCAAGAAGGTTCCGCTGCTGGAAGACGTGCGTGACGAGAGCGCCGAGGACGTGCGCCTCGTGCTGGTGCCGCGCGCCAAGACGGTAGAAGCCGATGTGCTGATGGAGAGCCTGTTCAAGGTCTGTGATCTTGAGACGCGCTTCAGTCTGAACATGAACGTGCTGCACAAGGGCGCGCCGCAGGTGATGGGCCTGAAGGCCGTGCTGCAGGCCTATCTGGACCATCGCCGCGAAGTGCTGGTGCGGCGCTCGGAGTTCCGCCTCGACAAGATCGAGAAGCGGCTGCACCTGCTGGACGGCTACCTTGTCGCCTATCTCAACATCGATGAGGTGATCCGCATCATCCGCACCGAGGATGAGCCGAAGCCGGTGCTGATGAAGCGCTTCAAGCTGACGGACATCCAGGCAGAAGCGATCTTGAACCTTCGCCTGCGCGCCTTGCGCAAGCTGGAAGAGGTCGAGATCCGGGGCGAGCACCAGAAACTGAAGGAGGAGCGCGAGGAAATCGTCGCGCTGCTGGCCTCGCCGCGCAAGCAATGGTCGCGCGTGTCGAAGGACCTGAAAGCGGCGCGCGACGAATTCGATCCGGGTACGCCGCTCGGCAAGCGCCGCGCGACCTTCGAGGACGCGCCGGACGTGGACCTTGCGGCGGCGCTGGAAGCTTCGCGGCCGAAGGAGCCGGTGACGGTCGTGCTGTCGCAGCAGGGCTGGATCCGCGGCATGAAGGGCCACGGGCTTGATCCGGACTCGATCAAGTTCAAGGAGGGTGACGGCCCGGCCTGGATGGAAGAAGTGATGACGACGGACCGGCTGGTCTTCATGTCGTCGGACGGGCGCGCCTTCATTCTGGCGGCGGACAAGCTGCCGGGCGGGCGCGGCAACGGCGAGCCGATCCGCCTGTCGATCGAGCTTGAGGACAATGTGGCGATCGTCGCGATGTTCAAGTTCGATCCCGAACGCAAGCGCGTCATGGCCTCATCGACCGGGTACGGATTTATCGTGCCGGAGGCGGAACTGGAATCGAACCGCAAGGCGGGCAAGCAGGTGGTGAACACCGGCGAGGGCCATCTGATGGTCTGCACGCCCGTGGAAGGCGACATGATCGCCGTGGTCGGCACCAACCGGAAGATGCTGATCTTCCCGCTGAAGGACCTGCCGGAAATGTCGCGCGGCAAGGGCAACAAGCTGCAATCCTACAGCGGCAAGGCGGAGCTTGCCGACCTCATCACCTTCGACAAGCGCGACGGCCTGATCGTCGTGACCGGCGGGCGCCACCGCGCCTTCGAGGAATGGAAGGGCTGGCGCGGCGCCCGCGCCCAGGCCGGCAAGGTCGTGCCGAAGGGCTTCCCGCGGACGGGCACGTTTACGGGGTAG
- a CDS encoding antibiotic biosynthesis monooxygenase, producing MTVVVVGYLRFPPEAIPAVRPHLRALVEATRTHDGCLAYDVAEDLFEPGLIRFSEEWPNEASLMAHLKAAHIEPWRQAARSMGLIERKFTAYDGENSRPV from the coding sequence ATGACGGTCGTGGTTGTGGGATATCTCCGGTTTCCTCCCGAGGCGATCCCTGCGGTCCGTCCGCATCTGAGAGCCCTGGTCGAGGCGACGCGCACGCATGACGGGTGCCTTGCCTATGACGTCGCCGAGGATTTGTTCGAGCCCGGACTGATAAGGTTCTCGGAAGAATGGCCGAATGAGGCGAGCCTGATGGCGCACCTCAAGGCTGCGCACATCGAGCCGTGGCGGCAAGCCGCCCGGTCGATGGGGTTGATTGAGCGGAAGTTCACCGCTTATGACGGCGAGAATTCACGGCCAGTGTAA
- a CDS encoding Sir2 family NAD-dependent protein deacetylase, translating to MTEADALAHMIRNAYRVAVFTGAGISTESGIPDFRSPGGVWSKMQPIMFQDFVASRDKRREAWTRVFNRTAGWTGASPNAGHYAIAELVAAGKVASVITQNVDNLHQDSGVPDRQVIEVHGNASYAKCLNCGKRYEIEDLRHRWEADEDITCIFCTGLIKTATISFGQAMPEAEMERASEEASLCDLMLVLGSSLVVYPAAGIPLLAKKLGAGLAIVNREPTDQDPYADLVLNTEIGPLMTDVIARL from the coding sequence ATGACGGAAGCCGACGCCCTCGCCCACATGATCCGCAATGCCTACCGGGTCGCCGTGTTCACCGGCGCCGGCATCTCCACCGAGAGCGGCATCCCGGATTTCCGCTCCCCCGGCGGCGTGTGGAGCAAGATGCAGCCGATCATGTTCCAGGATTTCGTCGCCTCCCGCGACAAGCGCCGCGAAGCCTGGACCCGCGTCTTCAACCGCACCGCTGGCTGGACAGGCGCCTCGCCGAATGCCGGCCACTACGCCATCGCCGAACTCGTCGCCGCCGGAAAAGTCGCCAGCGTCATCACCCAGAATGTCGACAACCTGCACCAGGATTCCGGCGTGCCCGACCGCCAGGTCATCGAAGTCCACGGCAACGCCTCTTACGCCAAATGCCTCAATTGCGGAAAGCGCTACGAGATCGAAGACCTGCGCCACCGCTGGGAAGCCGACGAAGACATCACCTGCATCTTCTGCACCGGCCTCATCAAGACCGCGACCATCTCCTTCGGCCAGGCAATGCCCGAAGCCGAAATGGAGCGCGCCTCGGAGGAAGCCTCGCTCTGCGACCTGATGCTCGTCCTCGGCTCCTCGCTCGTGGTCTACCCGGCCGCCGGCATCCCTTTGCTGGCCAAGAAACTCGGCGCCGGGCTCGCCATCGTCAACCGCGAACCCACCGACCAGGACCCCTACGCCGACCTCGTCCTCAACACCGAGATCGGCCCCCTGATGACAGACGTCATCGCTCGCCTCTAA
- a CDS encoding SRPBCC family protein translates to MDLKFEVSGRIARPVAEVFEAVADPKKLSGYFTTGGARGRLETGATVMWDFHDFPGAFPVEVVEVEKNKRIILRWEANEGPPLEDGKPVDSAAAGYMTTVTLRFEDLGDGRTLVTIAEEGWRQTPGGLKASYGNCMGWSQMICAMKMYVEHGINLRDGMYR, encoded by the coding sequence ATGGACCTGAAATTCGAAGTCAGCGGCCGCATCGCCCGCCCCGTCGCCGAAGTCTTCGAGGCCGTCGCCGACCCGAAAAAGCTCTCCGGCTATTTCACCACAGGCGGCGCCAGGGGCCGCCTCGAAACCGGCGCCACCGTGATGTGGGATTTCCACGATTTCCCTGGCGCCTTCCCGGTTGAGGTCGTCGAAGTCGAGAAGAACAAGCGCATCATCCTGCGCTGGGAGGCCAATGAAGGCCCGCCCCTGGAAGACGGCAAACCCGTCGACAGCGCCGCCGCCGGCTACATGACCACCGTCACCCTGCGCTTCGAGGATCTCGGCGACGGACGCACCCTCGTCACCATCGCCGAGGAAGGCTGGCGCCAGACCCCCGGCGGCCTCAAGGCTTCCTATGGCAACTGCATGGGCTGGAGCCAGATGATCTGCGCCATGAAGATGTATGTCGAACACGGCATCAACCTGCGCGACGGTATGTACCGCTAG